In Paenibacillus ihbetae, the following are encoded in one genomic region:
- a CDS encoding extracellular solute-binding protein — MKKVSLLLIVAMLVMVMSACTSNSNSSAPGAGQEPEAAKPDGSGEAVTLKIVYKDEGTTNPVSVKFFETLEKALAEDEGLNVKFELVDLAQGSYAENLNLLLLGGTIPDIIYFQGGDQQISEQGLLEDLRPYIEKSKYIKDIMEPHNKTRMESYPYLMWIKPLAPKAPVIRADWFNAMDSSKALIENPTVDNYYAFFKEMVEKKPGEGKPSYALTAAGDIAEINFIFNTAFGLDTTWLKKDDGTYEYSKVSQNEKEKLTFYNKLYKEGLLDPQFITKQWDTKEDAFYKGDAAVITGTVGKILDLYDGRMQDLGGKEAELIVLPPAKGDGGQGFGATDVTKESRGLAISSQSPHKDIAFRVFDYLASPKGQMLDRLGFENEHFTEENGEIVLNDKYYSEWYARFWEPVEMKSATPLKTPLLGKPGMESLNMASEFYTEDNNFLIPEQFVANWDAMNNLYKEYSTDFITGKKDLSQFDEFVEAWYAAGGTEVTKYANENIK; from the coding sequence ATGAAAAAGGTAAGCCTGTTGTTAATCGTAGCCATGCTGGTTATGGTCATGTCCGCATGCACATCGAACTCTAACTCAAGCGCTCCGGGCGCGGGGCAGGAGCCGGAAGCGGCAAAGCCCGACGGCAGCGGAGAGGCCGTGACGCTGAAGATCGTGTATAAGGATGAGGGAACGACCAATCCGGTCTCCGTAAAATTCTTCGAAACGCTGGAGAAAGCATTGGCGGAGGATGAGGGGCTGAACGTAAAGTTTGAGCTCGTCGATCTGGCGCAGGGCAGCTATGCCGAAAATTTGAATCTGCTGCTGCTCGGCGGCACGATTCCGGATATCATCTATTTCCAGGGCGGCGACCAGCAAATCTCGGAGCAAGGCCTGCTGGAGGATCTGAGACCGTATATCGAAAAATCCAAGTACATCAAAGACATCATGGAGCCGCATAACAAAACCCGCATGGAGAGCTATCCGTATCTGATGTGGATCAAGCCGCTCGCACCGAAAGCGCCGGTGATCCGCGCCGACTGGTTCAATGCGATGGACAGCTCCAAAGCGTTGATCGAAAATCCGACCGTCGACAATTATTACGCCTTCTTTAAAGAGATGGTCGAGAAAAAGCCGGGCGAAGGCAAGCCTAGTTATGCGCTGACCGCCGCAGGCGATATCGCCGAGATCAATTTCATTTTCAATACCGCTTTCGGCCTCGACACGACTTGGCTCAAGAAGGATGACGGAACGTATGAATATTCCAAGGTATCCCAGAACGAGAAGGAGAAGCTGACCTTCTATAACAAGCTTTACAAGGAAGGTTTGCTGGACCCGCAATTCATTACGAAGCAGTGGGACACGAAGGAAGATGCCTTCTATAAGGGCGATGCGGCCGTAATTACAGGCACCGTTGGCAAAATCCTGGATCTGTATGACGGAAGAATGCAGGATCTGGGCGGTAAGGAAGCCGAGCTGATCGTTCTGCCGCCTGCCAAGGGTGATGGAGGTCAAGGCTTCGGGGCCACCGACGTAACGAAGGAATCCCGCGGTCTCGCGATTTCTTCGCAGTCTCCTCACAAGGACATTGCGTTCCGGGTGTTTGATTACTTGGCAAGCCCGAAAGGACAAATGCTGGACCGCCTGGGCTTTGAGAACGAGCATTTTACCGAGGAGAACGGGGAGATCGTGCTCAATGATAAATATTACAGCGAGTGGTATGCACGCTTCTGGGAGCCGGTCGAGATGAAATCGGCAACGCCGCTGAAGACCCCGCTGCTGGGCAAGCCGGGAATGGAGTCGCTAAATATGGCTTCCGAATTTTACACCGAGGACAACAACTTCCTGATTCCGGAGCAATTCGTTGCCAACTGGGATGCGATGAACAATCTGTATAAGGAATATTCGACCGATTTCATTACCGGCAAGAAGGATCTGTCCCAGTTCGATGAATTTGTTGAAGCTTGGTATGCTGCCGGAGGCACGGAAGTAACGAAATATGCTAACGAGAACATCAAATAA